In the Pseudomonas orientalis genome, one interval contains:
- a CDS encoding putative phage abortive infection protein: MSDKKPSLKPFVLALLAVFFVIGVYAAYYAFLYYGYGAEVDPAGNLVGVRSGTFGDAFGALNALFSGLAFSGFMITLLLQRKDLSDSQAEISRQQVEAQFYNMLKLQQSVVAGFDLQKTKFQPISNTSIQVVTQGRDCFKSWFDVMVNESKRPIYVNGQESLEGAYRELWAKHRGDLSIYFRSLYSLFKFVSKSEHVDKKWLSSVARSFISDYELVILFYNCLMPYGEKFQMYANEFAVFDNLDVSLLFDVTDVTKMKPEAFGENPEALKIFQTSGLAV, from the coding sequence ATGAGCGATAAAAAACCATCACTAAAACCTTTCGTTTTAGCGTTGTTGGCTGTGTTTTTTGTCATTGGCGTGTACGCGGCTTATTACGCTTTTTTATATTATGGCTATGGAGCAGAGGTTGATCCTGCTGGAAATTTAGTGGGGGTTCGGTCTGGCACTTTTGGTGATGCATTCGGTGCGCTTAATGCTCTGTTTTCTGGTTTGGCGTTTTCCGGCTTCATGATTACTTTGTTGCTACAAAGAAAAGATCTTTCTGATAGTCAGGCTGAGATATCTCGTCAACAAGTGGAGGCTCAATTTTATAATATGTTGAAGCTCCAGCAGTCTGTTGTTGCGGGGTTTGATTTGCAAAAAACAAAATTTCAGCCCATTTCAAATACGAGCATTCAAGTGGTTACTCAGGGGCGCGACTGCTTCAAATCTTGGTTCGACGTCATGGTAAACGAGAGCAAGAGGCCCATATATGTAAATGGACAAGAGAGCTTGGAAGGGGCGTATCGCGAGCTTTGGGCGAAGCATAGAGGTGACTTGAGTATCTATTTCAGAAGTTTATATAGCTTATTCAAATTTGTATCTAAGAGCGAGCACGTTGATAAGAAATGGTTGTCCAGCGTTGCTAGGTCGTTTATCTCCGATTACGAGCTAGTTATCTTGTTCTATAACTGCCTTATGCCGTACGGCGAGAAATTCCAGATGTATGCTAATGAGTTTGCAGTGTTTGATAATTTAGATGTCAGCCTTCTTTTTGATGTGACTGATGTCACTAAAATGAAACCGGAAGCATTTGGGGAGAATCCGGAAGCTCTTAAAATTTTCCAGACTTCAGGTTTAGCGGTCTAG
- a CDS encoding lambda exonuclease family protein: protein MRTELQGTEKWHADRSGRVTASRFKDVMAWGKPDKGGKREPMGARTSYMRELCFERLAKKSKHNVSSASMKWGHTEEQKAQDAYEMLTGNIVLPSEFIVHPKYDWLGCSPDGLINDDGGTESKCPFNEAIHVRTWLEGMPEEHMPQVQGCMFVTGRKWWDFLSFDSRQDEECQLYIETIYRDEDYIANLHKELVQFNLELNRMVDEVADKARAQAHRLGA, encoded by the coding sequence GTGAGAACTGAGCTTCAGGGCACAGAGAAGTGGCACGCGGACCGATCTGGCCGTGTGACAGCCAGCCGCTTCAAAGATGTGATGGCCTGGGGTAAACCTGACAAAGGTGGCAAGCGCGAACCCATGGGTGCCCGCACCTCGTATATGCGTGAGCTGTGCTTTGAGCGGCTGGCAAAGAAGTCAAAGCACAACGTCAGTAGCGCGTCCATGAAGTGGGGGCACACCGAGGAGCAAAAAGCCCAGGACGCCTACGAGATGCTAACCGGCAACATCGTCCTACCCTCGGAGTTCATCGTTCACCCCAAGTACGACTGGTTGGGCTGCTCACCTGACGGCCTAATCAACGACGACGGTGGCACCGAATCGAAGTGCCCTTTCAACGAAGCGATACACGTCAGGACTTGGCTTGAAGGCATGCCCGAGGAACACATGCCGCAAGTCCAAGGCTGCATGTTCGTGACGGGCCGTAAGTGGTGGGACTTCCTGTCATTCGATTCTCGCCAGGATGAAGAGTGCCAGCTCTACATCGAGACGATTTACCGCGACGAAGACTACATCGCAAACCTTCACAAAGAGCTGGTCCAGTTCAACTTGGAACTGAATCGCATGGTTGACGAAGTAGCAGACAAAGCTAGGGCACAAGCCCATCGTTTAGGAGCCTGA
- a CDS encoding DNA cytosine methyltransferase yields MSAQHKKCTFDFKTQYGLGFNPQDDEIVVDFFCGGGGAGTGLEMGLGRTVSVAKNHSPRAISMHTVNHPGAKHFTTDVFEGDPDTECGGKAVGWFHMSPDCTHHSQAAGGQPRKREIRNLSWIGLKWAGMKRPRVISLENVKQILQWGRLIAKRDKATGRVVKLGGDVAAPGEVVPVSQQFLIPDPKQRGRTWRRFVALLQGMGYIVEWKVIKACDFGAPTSRERLFMISRCDGQPIVWPEPTHAKNPAKGQQKWKTAADCIDFSDLGKSIFGRKKDLAPATLRRVAKGMKKFVIDSAAPFIVPIANWSGETVQSADEPLRTVTSYPKGGAFSVVSPIIAPATHQGSDRINDPLEPVPTVTCANRGELTLVSPLMVGAGGPEYSGKPVGIDQPVGTLMTQNHRAIAAAHLVKFRFNDAGKALDEPLPTITSGGNYQRPAGAAHAMGISTVFMAQMNGGFNTTDAKSIEDPMTTVANTGSQQQLVAANLVHLRGNCDARDVNDPLHTISAGGQHHGLASAFMERAFGGSVGQGLDDPAPTITAGGGGKSSLVSLTLSPEHEAGALRVAAFLISYYGTENISACDSPAPTITTKDRLAMVTVMVKGTPYVIVDICLRMLKPSELYKAQGFPSDYIISHGADGKPFTKTQQVHMCGNSVSPPPMAALAWANDPWRAEERQAHAA; encoded by the coding sequence ATGTCCGCACAACATAAGAAATGCACCTTCGATTTCAAAACCCAATACGGACTCGGCTTCAACCCACAAGATGATGAAATCGTTGTCGACTTCTTCTGTGGCGGCGGCGGTGCAGGTACCGGCTTGGAAATGGGCCTGGGCCGCACGGTGAGCGTGGCGAAGAACCACAGCCCGCGAGCGATCAGCATGCATACCGTAAACCACCCAGGCGCAAAGCACTTCACCACCGACGTGTTCGAGGGTGATCCGGATACCGAATGCGGAGGGAAGGCAGTGGGCTGGTTCCATATGTCGCCGGACTGCACGCATCACAGCCAGGCGGCCGGCGGCCAACCGCGCAAGCGAGAGATCCGCAACCTATCGTGGATCGGCCTCAAGTGGGCAGGTATGAAGCGGCCCCGGGTGATCAGCCTGGAGAACGTGAAGCAGATCCTGCAATGGGGCCGACTGATCGCCAAGCGTGACAAGGCAACCGGCCGTGTGGTGAAACTCGGCGGCGACGTTGCCGCACCTGGTGAGGTTGTGCCGGTGAGCCAGCAATTCCTGATTCCCGACCCCAAGCAGCGCGGCCGAACCTGGCGCCGCTTCGTCGCCTTGCTGCAAGGCATGGGCTATATCGTTGAATGGAAGGTGATCAAGGCCTGCGACTTCGGCGCGCCGACCAGCCGTGAACGCCTATTCATGATCTCCCGGTGCGACGGCCAGCCGATTGTGTGGCCTGAGCCAACCCACGCCAAGAACCCCGCCAAGGGCCAGCAGAAGTGGAAAACAGCCGCTGACTGCATCGACTTCAGTGATCTGGGCAAAAGCATCTTCGGTCGCAAGAAGGACCTGGCGCCGGCCACCCTGCGCCGCGTTGCCAAGGGCATGAAGAAATTCGTCATCGATAGCGCGGCGCCATTCATTGTGCCGATCGCAAACTGGTCGGGGGAAACAGTGCAGTCTGCTGACGAGCCGCTGCGCACCGTCACCTCCTACCCCAAGGGCGGCGCCTTCAGCGTTGTCAGCCCGATCATCGCACCGGCTACACACCAAGGCAGCGACCGCATCAACGACCCGCTCGAACCGGTGCCGACTGTGACCTGCGCGAACCGCGGCGAGCTGACACTGGTCAGCCCGTTGATGGTTGGGGCCGGTGGCCCCGAGTATTCTGGCAAACCGGTGGGCATTGACCAGCCGGTGGGCACGCTGATGACCCAGAACCACCGCGCGATCGCAGCGGCACACCTGGTTAAGTTTCGATTCAACGACGCGGGCAAGGCGCTGGATGAGCCACTGCCGACCATCACCAGCGGCGGCAACTATCAGCGCCCGGCCGGGGCCGCTCACGCCATGGGCATCTCCACGGTGTTCATGGCCCAGATGAATGGCGGCTTCAACACCACCGACGCCAAGAGCATCGAAGACCCGATGACCACGGTGGCCAACACCGGCAGCCAGCAACAGCTGGTGGCGGCGAACTTGGTGCACTTGCGCGGCAACTGCGATGCCCGGGACGTAAATGATCCTCTGCACACCATCAGCGCCGGTGGTCAGCACCACGGGTTGGCCAGCGCATTCATGGAGCGGGCATTCGGCGGGAGCGTGGGCCAGGGCCTGGATGATCCGGCGCCGACGATCACGGCCGGCGGCGGTGGCAAGAGCTCGCTGGTATCGCTCACCCTGTCGCCGGAGCATGAAGCAGGCGCCCTACGCGTTGCCGCCTTCCTGATCAGCTACTACGGCACAGAGAACATCAGCGCCTGCGACTCGCCGGCGCCGACGATCACTACCAAGGATCGCCTGGCTATGGTCACCGTGATGGTTAAAGGCACGCCTTACGTGATCGTCGACATCTGCCTGCGGATGCTGAAGCCGTCCGAACTCTACAAGGCCCAGGGCTTCCCATCCGACTACATCATCAGCCACGGCGCCGACGGCAAGCCATTCACCAAGACCCAGCAGGTGCACATGTGCGGCAACAGCGTCAGCCCGCCGCCGATGGCTGCGCTGGCATGGGCCAACGACCCGTGGCGCGCCGAAGAACGCCAAGCGCACGCCGCATAA
- a CDS encoding DUF6602 domain-containing protein, producing MFEEIFRARVAELRAMFSATRGVLHKGEKGALRESFVINLLQQFLPFHFGVGSGVVVDKNGSESVQVDIVIYDKRTMPPILETAGRGVYLIDSVLRVIEVKSVVDGRALDQFSRMIECFDPKNPQGLKMAGKGKLEGGQSYYPVCALFGFESKVSSLGDFCYRNPIIKNSSGLVYLDSGGLWTHKMFDTTNIELDYDGRYIEFDDDIYGLRMFVGLLFDQLEESARSRSDYKPLDWLL from the coding sequence GTGTTTGAAGAAATATTCAGAGCGAGAGTTGCAGAGCTAAGAGCGATGTTTTCTGCTACGAGAGGGGTGCTTCATAAAGGCGAAAAGGGCGCCTTGAGAGAATCGTTTGTGATTAATTTGTTGCAGCAGTTTTTGCCTTTTCATTTTGGTGTTGGCTCTGGCGTTGTTGTGGATAAAAATGGCTCCGAGAGCGTGCAAGTTGATATTGTTATATATGATAAGCGAACCATGCCTCCAATTTTGGAGACGGCAGGTCGAGGGGTATATCTCATAGACTCTGTATTAAGAGTTATTGAGGTTAAAAGCGTTGTAGATGGTAGGGCTTTGGACCAGTTTTCTAGGATGATCGAATGCTTCGATCCAAAAAATCCGCAAGGCCTGAAAATGGCCGGTAAAGGAAAGCTTGAAGGTGGACAAAGCTACTATCCAGTCTGCGCTCTTTTCGGGTTTGAATCTAAAGTATCGAGTCTGGGGGATTTTTGTTATCGGAATCCTATAATTAAGAACTCATCAGGTTTGGTTTATTTGGACTCTGGTGGCCTGTGGACGCATAAAATGTTTGATACGACAAATATTGAGCTGGACTACGACGGACGATACATTGAATTTGATGACGATATTTACGGTTTGAGGATGTTTGTCGGATTACTGTTTGATCAGTTAGAGGAGTCAGCAAGGTCGAGGAGTGACTATAAACCTCTTGACTGGCTTTTATAG
- a CDS encoding DUF1654 domain-containing protein → MQSPAFTTSKPPSSYEAAGRRLQALIASPGVQKYQAVTVCRLEHEAPEDWQRLLDEISETAGVRVETLEGETVRIGWREYCDA, encoded by the coding sequence ATGCAAAGTCCAGCGTTTACCACCTCGAAACCGCCATCCTCGTACGAGGCGGCCGGCCGTCGCCTACAAGCCCTGATTGCCTCTCCAGGCGTTCAGAAGTACCAGGCGGTGACCGTGTGTAGGCTGGAGCATGAAGCGCCCGAAGACTGGCAACGCCTTCTGGATGAGATCAGCGAAACGGCCGGCGTCAGAGTCGAGACCCTGGAAGGAGAAACAGTCAGGATCGGCTGGCGAGAATACTGCGACGCATAA
- a CDS encoding RecT family recombinase, translated as MTDTDTQAQTGLAAYHDPSHNAAALILDPGTMRSMSDLALMMSKGVTTVPKHLKGNQADCMAVVLQAMQWQMNPFAVAQKTFIVNGGALSYEAQLVNAVITAKAPVKGRLNFEWFGAWENVIGKMREVTSKSKKDEDTGEFKKYRVPAWSFDDEKGLGIKVWATFRGEDEPRTLELLLTQVRTRNSTLWAEDPKQQIAYLVTKKWARLFCPDVILGVYTPDEFEDSYGGEIDITPAKQTANATAAAGVSFGPKSPSPEIDGVFADLLSVAKRQDIDAYAAAWAGLKPKQRAAIGLECHEALKSMAATVDADFMDMTSTNGDQSHTEEAA; from the coding sequence ATGACCGATACAGACACTCAAGCACAAACAGGCCTCGCGGCCTATCACGATCCTTCGCACAACGCCGCTGCGCTCATTCTTGACCCAGGCACAATGCGTTCAATGAGCGACCTCGCGCTGATGATGTCGAAGGGCGTAACCACCGTTCCAAAACATCTAAAGGGTAACCAGGCCGACTGCATGGCGGTGGTGCTTCAAGCGATGCAGTGGCAGATGAACCCCTTCGCCGTGGCGCAGAAGACATTCATCGTCAATGGCGGCGCATTGAGCTACGAGGCGCAGCTGGTAAACGCTGTGATTACCGCCAAGGCGCCAGTCAAAGGAAGGCTGAACTTTGAATGGTTCGGTGCCTGGGAAAACGTCATCGGGAAAATGCGTGAGGTCACCAGTAAATCCAAGAAAGACGAGGACACTGGTGAATTTAAAAAATACCGCGTTCCAGCCTGGAGCTTTGACGACGAAAAAGGGCTGGGCATCAAGGTTTGGGCTACGTTCCGTGGAGAAGACGAGCCGCGCACCTTGGAACTTCTACTGACTCAAGTCCGCACCCGCAACTCGACGCTTTGGGCGGAAGACCCAAAACAGCAAATCGCGTATCTGGTTACCAAGAAATGGGCGCGCCTCTTCTGCCCTGACGTGATTCTTGGCGTTTACACTCCCGACGAATTTGAAGATTCGTATGGCGGCGAGATCGACATCACTCCTGCCAAACAGACCGCGAACGCCACAGCAGCTGCCGGTGTGTCATTTGGCCCGAAATCCCCCTCGCCAGAAATCGACGGAGTATTCGCGGATCTGCTGTCCGTTGCGAAGCGCCAGGACATCGACGCCTACGCAGCAGCCTGGGCAGGCCTCAAGCCGAAGCAGCGCGCAGCAATCGGCCTGGAATGCCATGAAGCACTCAAGAGCATGGCGGCGACCGTCGATGCTGACTTCATGGACATGACCAGCACCAACGGCGACCAGTCCCACACAGAGGAGGCGGCGTAG
- a CDS encoding DUF6864 domain-containing function, which yields MADLKVKSLVDGRYVVKTEVVHLKEALGFEIDLQGYKVHVAFKFDEGGSRYTGNADNGYYIECYNHTSPSGDSIFTPFSVAKLNGKNIWMTYLCTTLNPEKNIRRFEYSIWMEP from the coding sequence ATGGCAGACTTGAAAGTTAAAAGTTTGGTGGATGGGCGATATGTAGTTAAGACGGAAGTCGTACATCTAAAAGAAGCTCTTGGATTTGAAATTGATCTCCAGGGCTATAAGGTACACGTAGCCTTTAAGTTTGATGAGGGTGGTTCTAGATATACCGGGAATGCTGATAATGGGTATTATATTGAATGTTATAATCACACGAGCCCATCTGGGGATTCAATTTTCACGCCATTTTCAGTTGCAAAACTTAATGGAAAAAATATCTGGATGACATATTTGTGTACCACGCTTAATCCTGAAAAAAATATAAGGCGCTTCGAATATAGTATATGGATGGAGCCATAA